A single Staphylococcus muscae DNA region contains:
- a CDS encoding DUF2232 domain-containing protein: MALLFSKIQFKPMLLCTLAWLLVILVIDFLPALGLIVALFATLPGIILWHRSIHSFGFSVFITFIFATLTGSVLLMSFMMIVFVMSALIGRLLQQRASKERILYMTTLVSSVLTLGVMMFLQSIRQLPYAHEMLEPYQAIVDQAAAMQDVDEASKEVLNASVQQLAIQMPGLIVITLALFMFLTLVIICPILRKFKIATPVFRPLFLWQMGRSIFIIYAIALLVGMTTEPATTMNSISVNFQVVLGFLLVIQGLSFIHYVCVMNRLHISLTIVFVMLGIVFYPLTRLIGLLDIGLNLKGMIKKR, encoded by the coding sequence GTGGCGTTATTGTTTTCAAAAATACAGTTTAAGCCAATGTTGCTATGTACACTTGCATGGCTGTTGGTCATCTTAGTAATAGACTTTTTACCCGCATTAGGATTGATTGTCGCACTGTTCGCAACACTCCCGGGTATTATATTATGGCATCGCTCAATCCATTCGTTCGGATTTAGTGTCTTTATTACATTCATCTTTGCAACATTAACAGGAAGTGTTTTGTTAATGAGCTTTATGATGATTGTGTTCGTAATGAGTGCACTGATTGGACGTTTGTTACAACAGCGTGCCTCTAAAGAACGCATCTTGTATATGACAACATTGGTATCTAGTGTATTAACATTAGGTGTGATGATGTTTTTACAAAGTATTCGACAATTACCTTATGCACATGAAATGTTAGAACCTTATCAAGCCATCGTAGATCAAGCAGCTGCAATGCAAGATGTAGATGAAGCATCCAAAGAAGTGTTGAATGCGTCAGTACAACAACTTGCGATACAGATGCCAGGTTTGATCGTTATTACATTAGCGCTTTTCATGTTTTTAACACTTGTTATCATTTGCCCTATTTTGCGCAAGTTCAAGATTGCAACACCGGTATTTAGACCGCTCTTTTTATGGCAGATGGGTCGTTCGATTTTTATTATTTATGCGATCGCATTATTGGTAGGCATGACAACTGAACCTGCAACGACAATGAATAGTATCAGTGTGAATTTTCAAGTTGTACTCGGCTTTTTACTCGTTATTCAAGGTTTGAGTTTTATCCATTATGTATGTGTGATGAACCGTCTACATATTAGTTTGACGATTGTGTTTGTCATGTTAGGTATTGTATTTTATCCTTTAACACGCTTAATTGGATTGTTAGATATAGGTTTGAATTTAAAAGGTATGATTAAAAAACGATAA
- the metX gene encoding homoserine O-acetyltransferase MetX: MSNYTVDTLHLGTFTTESGETIQDLQLRYEYVGYKGQPLVLVCHALTGNHLTYGTDEQPGWWREIIDGGYMPFHDYQFLTFNVIGSPFGSSSRANDSKFPEHLTMRDIVRAIELGVKALGYTEIDILIGASLGGMQVMELLYNRQFHVKKAVILAATAKTSSYSRAFNEIARQAIHLGGTEGLSIARQLGFLTYRSSKSYESRFTPDEVVAYQKYQGDKFKSSFDLESYLTLLDVLDSHDIYRGRDDVSAVFRMLDTKVLTIGFVDDLLYPDDQVEAVGQHFRYHRHFFVPDNVGHDGFLLNFNDWAPYLYHFLKVSRFRR; the protein is encoded by the coding sequence ATGAGCAACTATACCGTAGATACATTACATTTAGGAACATTCACAACAGAATCAGGCGAAACAATTCAAGATTTACAACTGCGCTATGAATATGTCGGTTACAAAGGGCAGCCATTGGTTCTCGTTTGTCATGCTTTAACGGGCAACCACCTAACTTATGGTACAGATGAACAGCCAGGATGGTGGCGTGAAATTATCGATGGTGGATATATGCCGTTTCACGACTATCAGTTTTTAACATTTAACGTCATAGGCAGTCCGTTTGGATCAAGCTCACGTGCTAATGACAGTAAGTTTCCAGAGCACTTAACGATGCGTGATATCGTTAGAGCAATCGAACTTGGTGTGAAGGCACTCGGCTATACAGAAATTGATATTCTGATCGGTGCATCTCTCGGTGGTATGCAGGTGATGGAGTTGTTATACAATCGACAGTTTCACGTGAAAAAGGCTGTGATTCTTGCAGCAACTGCGAAGACGTCTTCGTATAGCCGTGCATTTAACGAAATTGCACGTCAGGCAATACATTTAGGAGGAACAGAAGGATTGAGTATTGCACGACAGCTTGGTTTCTTGACTTACCGTTCTTCTAAAAGTTATGAGTCAAGATTCACGCCGGATGAAGTGGTTGCTTATCAAAAATATCAAGGAGACAAGTTCAAGTCATCCTTCGACTTAGAGAGTTATTTGACACTGCTGGACGTCTTAGATAGTCATGATATTTATCGTGGGAGAGATGATGTGAGCGCAGTATTTCGCATGCTCGACACGAAAGTTTTAACAATAGGTTTCGTGGATGACTTGCTATATCCAGATGATCAAGTTGAAGCGGTCGGCCAACATTTTCGTTATCATCGTCATTTCTTTGTCCCTGACAATGTTGGACATGATGGCTTCTTGCTAAACTTTAATGATTGGGCACCTTATCTCTATCATTTCTTAAAAGTTTCCCGTTTTCGTCGCTAG
- the rplI gene encoding 50S ribosomal protein L9, with protein MKVIFTQDVKGKGKKGEIKDVPVGYANNFLIKNGYAVEATPGNLKQLEQKNKRIEKEKQQEFEDAKALKEKLETLEVEVKAKSGEGGKLFGSISTKQIAEALNKQHGIKLDKRKMDLPNGIHALGYTNVPVKLHKDVDGTIRVHTVEQ; from the coding sequence ATGAAAGTAATTTTTACACAAGACGTAAAAGGTAAAGGCAAAAAAGGCGAAATTAAAGATGTACCAGTCGGCTATGCGAATAACTTCTTAATCAAAAACGGTTATGCAGTTGAAGCGACACCGGGTAACTTAAAACAACTTGAACAAAAAAATAAACGCATTGAAAAAGAAAAACAACAAGAATTTGAAGATGCGAAAGCGTTAAAAGAAAAGCTCGAAACACTTGAAGTAGAAGTGAAGGCAAAATCAGGTGAAGGCGGCAAATTATTCGGTTCAATCAGTACGAAACAAATCGCTGAAGCATTGAACAAACAACACGGTATCAAGCTAGACAAACGCAAAATGGACTTACCGAATGGTATCCATGCGTTAGGATATACAAATGTACCTGTGAAGTTACACAAAGATGTAGATGGTACAATTCGTGTTCATACAGTAGAACAATAA
- a CDS encoding DHH family phosphoesterase has product MNRHAIKKALVIPFVLMTLAAMISVGVLVLFNKMTALVLALVLFVVLIICAVLLKRMYQHFDRYIDQLSGKISVGSDRAVKTMPMGLIVLDDAEQIEWVNPFMSERIERNVISDPINEVYPNILKRLEKAKEIEYEDGPYAYRVKYSEEEKILYFLDMTEESEIRQEYEDQQPIIATLFLDNYDEITQNMNDTQRSEINAMVTRVISRWAQTHNVYFKRYSSDQFVAYLNRRILREIEESKFDILSQLREKSSGYRAQLTFSIGVGEGSENLIDLGELSQSGLDLALGRGGDQVAIKNINGNVRFYGGKTDPMEKRTRVRARVISHALKDILLEGDKVIVMGHKRPDLDAIGAAIGVTRFAMMNNLDAYVVLNDSDIDPTLQRVMDEINEKPELKERFITSDEAWDMMTSRTTLVVVDTHKPEMVIDENILNKANRKVVIDHHRRGDSFISNPLLVYMEPYASSTAELVTELLEYQPTEQRLTRLESTVMYAGIIVDTRNFTLRTGSRTFDAASYLRAHGADTILTQHFLKDDIETYINRSELIRTVDLQDNGIAIAHGADDKIYHPVTVAQAADELLSLDGVEASYVVARREQDLVGMSARSLGGFNVQLTMEALGGGGHLTNAATQMKDVTVEAAIEQLKTAIAEQIDRSDES; this is encoded by the coding sequence ATGAATCGTCATGCTATAAAGAAGGCACTGGTCATCCCGTTTGTATTGATGACGCTTGCTGCTATGATAAGCGTTGGTGTATTGGTCCTTTTTAACAAGATGACCGCACTCGTGTTGGCATTAGTGTTGTTCGTTGTGCTTATCATTTGTGCAGTACTTCTGAAACGTATGTATCAACATTTTGATCGCTACATTGATCAGTTGAGCGGCAAGATTTCAGTTGGAAGTGATAGAGCGGTCAAAACGATGCCAATGGGATTGATTGTATTAGACGATGCAGAACAAATTGAATGGGTCAATCCGTTTATGTCAGAACGTATTGAACGCAACGTGATTTCAGATCCAATCAATGAAGTGTACCCAAATATTTTGAAGCGATTAGAAAAAGCGAAAGAAATTGAATATGAAGATGGTCCATACGCATATCGTGTGAAATATTCAGAAGAAGAGAAAATACTTTACTTCCTTGATATGACAGAAGAAAGTGAAATTCGACAAGAATATGAAGATCAACAGCCGATTATTGCAACGTTGTTTTTGGATAACTACGATGAAATTACACAAAATATGAATGATACGCAGCGTTCGGAGATTAACGCTATGGTGACACGTGTCATCAGCCGTTGGGCACAAACACATAATGTTTACTTCAAACGTTATAGCTCGGATCAATTCGTTGCGTATTTAAATAGACGTATTTTACGTGAGATTGAGGAGAGTAAGTTCGATATTTTAAGTCAATTGCGTGAGAAGAGTAGTGGTTATCGTGCACAACTGACATTCAGTATCGGTGTTGGGGAAGGCTCAGAAAACTTAATCGATCTCGGAGAACTTTCACAATCTGGACTCGACTTAGCGTTAGGTCGTGGTGGCGATCAAGTAGCGATTAAAAATATCAATGGTAACGTTCGTTTCTACGGTGGTAAGACTGACCCGATGGAAAAACGGACGCGCGTTCGTGCACGTGTTATCTCACATGCGCTGAAAGATATCTTGCTTGAAGGTGACAAAGTGATTGTGATGGGACATAAGCGCCCAGACTTAGATGCGATTGGTGCAGCAATAGGTGTCACACGCTTTGCGATGATGAATAACTTGGATGCGTATGTTGTGCTGAATGATTCAGATATTGATCCAACACTCCAACGTGTGATGGATGAAATCAATGAAAAGCCAGAGCTGAAAGAACGTTTCATTACATCTGATGAAGCGTGGGATATGATGACATCTAGAACGACTTTAGTAGTAGTTGATACACATAAACCAGAAATGGTGATTGATGAGAATATTTTAAATAAAGCGAACCGTAAAGTTGTGATTGACCACCATCGTCGTGGTGACAGCTTTATCTCGAATCCATTACTCGTATACATGGAGCCTTATGCAAGTTCTACGGCTGAACTTGTTACAGAGTTACTTGAATATCAACCGACAGAGCAACGTTTGACACGACTCGAGTCGACTGTTATGTATGCAGGTATTATTGTCGATACACGTAATTTCACGTTGCGTACAGGATCACGGACATTTGATGCAGCAAGCTACTTGCGTGCACACGGTGCTGATACGATTCTGACACAGCATTTCTTAAAAGATGATATTGAAACATACATCAACCGTTCAGAGTTAATTCGTACGGTAGATTTACAAGATAACGGCATTGCGATTGCACACGGTGCAGATGACAAAATCTATCACCCTGTAACAGTTGCCCAGGCGGCAGATGAATTGTTGAGCTTGGACGGCGTGGAGGCATCGTATGTCGTTGCACGCCGAGAGCAGGACTTAGTTGGAATGTCTGCACGTTCACTGGGTGGATTTAACGTTCAGTTAACGATGGAAGCGCTCGGTGGTGGCGGACATCTTACAAATGCAGCAACGCAGATGAAAGATGTAACGGTAGAAGCAGCAATTGAACAGCTGAAAACAGCAATTGCGGAACAAATAGATAGGAGTGACGAATCATGA
- the dnaB gene encoding replicative DNA helicase has protein sequence MEGMFDHNQMPHSHEAEQSVLGAIFLDPELISTTQEILMPESFYRAPHQHIFRAMMHLNEDGNDIDIVTVLDRLTQDGVVNEAGGAQYLAEITSSVPTTRNIEYYTNVVFKHAMKRKLIHTADSIASDGYNDELDLDTILNDAERRILELSTTRESDGFKDIRDVLSQVYENAEELDQNSGQTPGIPTGYRDLDQMTAGFNRNDLIILAARPSVGKTAFALNIAQKVATHEDNYTVGIFSLEMGADQLATRMICSSGNVDSNRLRTGTMTEEDWSRFTVAVGKLSRTKIFIDDTPGIRITDIRSKCRRLKQEHGLDMIVIDYLQLIQGSGSRASDNRQQEVSEISRMLKAIARELECPVIALSQLSRGVEQRQDKRPMMSDIRESGSIEQDADIVAFLYRDDYYNRGDNDEDGDDSSFEPQTNDENGEIEIIIAKQRNGPTGTVKLHFMKQYNKFTDIDYAHAEMA, from the coding sequence ATGGAGGGTATGTTTGACCATAATCAAATGCCACATAGTCATGAAGCGGAACAATCTGTATTAGGTGCGATATTTTTAGATCCAGAACTCATCTCAACGACACAAGAGATTTTAATGCCAGAATCTTTTTATCGTGCGCCGCATCAACATATTTTCCGTGCCATGATGCATTTAAACGAAGACGGCAATGACATCGATATCGTAACAGTGTTAGATCGCTTAACACAAGACGGTGTTGTCAATGAAGCGGGTGGTGCACAATATTTAGCAGAGATTACATCGAGTGTGCCGACAACACGAAATATCGAATATTATACAAATGTCGTTTTCAAACACGCAATGAAGCGTAAATTAATTCATACAGCGGATAGCATCGCAAGTGATGGTTATAATGATGAATTAGATTTAGATACAATTTTAAATGATGCAGAACGACGTATTTTAGAACTGTCCACAACACGTGAAAGTGATGGTTTCAAAGATATTCGTGATGTATTAAGTCAAGTATATGAAAATGCGGAAGAACTCGATCAAAATAGTGGTCAAACACCGGGGATTCCAACAGGTTATCGTGATCTTGATCAAATGACAGCGGGCTTTAACCGTAATGATTTGATTATTTTAGCAGCCCGTCCATCAGTAGGTAAGACTGCCTTTGCACTGAATATTGCACAAAAAGTGGCGACGCACGAAGACAATTATACAGTCGGTATCTTCTCGCTTGAGATGGGCGCTGATCAGTTAGCGACACGTATGATATGTAGCTCAGGAAATGTCGACTCGAATCGTCTGAGAACTGGGACGATGACAGAGGAAGACTGGAGTCGCTTCACGGTAGCTGTCGGTAAGTTATCGAGAACAAAGATTTTTATTGATGATACACCGGGTATTCGCATTACAGATATTCGTTCAAAATGTCGACGTTTAAAGCAAGAGCATGGACTTGATATGATCGTAATTGACTACTTACAATTGATTCAAGGAAGCGGATCTCGTGCTTCGGATAACCGTCAACAAGAAGTCTCTGAGATTTCACGTATGCTCAAGGCAATTGCACGTGAACTAGAATGTCCAGTTATCGCACTCAGTCAGCTATCACGTGGTGTAGAACAACGACAAGATAAGCGACCGATGATGAGTGATATTCGTGAATCAGGATCAATTGAGCAAGATGCCGATATCGTTGCCTTCTTATACCGTGATGATTATTATAATCGTGGAGACAATGATGAAGACGGTGATGATTCAAGTTTTGAACCGCAAACGAATGATGAAAATGGTGAAATTGAAATTATTATCGCCAAGCAGCGTAACGGTCCAACTGGTACTGTAAAACTGCATTTCATGAAACAATACAATAAATTTACAGATATTGATTATGCACATGCAGAAATGGCATAA